A genomic window from Anthocerotibacter panamensis C109 includes:
- a CDS encoding AAA family ATPase, giving the protein MLTRLKLENFKNFENAELALGPLAILVGANAAGKSNIKDALQFLHGVALGYSISDVFGEKYVGGTLQWKGIRGGPHEVGFRGATVFALEVGSIQSYEGIEFQVDYKIEVEASVGLARILSECLLINGEIRQRLRGTYTTANFFDEYTFKRYINPLTGEVFKDSRSATWEIFKGMIFDLQSMRFLDFDPTVMRNPTIPGQIVLGDRGENLSSVLQAICEDLELKRSVISWIQALTPMDAQDLEFPTDFTGKVLLRLVEGNGQKTTAFNASDGTLRFLGMIATLFGPEPLKILFIEELENGIHPSRLYLLLQLIEKSIAKFGTQIIATTHSPQLLLFLSKKALEHTSLVYRLEHRPDAQITRIMDLPHAREVLEQQDIARLFGSSWFEDVVTFAQSEEEIEPFILENGDEV; this is encoded by the coding sequence ATGCTCACCCGCCTCAAACTCGAAAACTTCAAAAACTTCGAGAATGCTGAACTCGCACTGGGTCCACTGGCTATTTTAGTCGGGGCTAACGCTGCTGGGAAGAGCAATATAAAAGACGCTTTGCAGTTCCTCCACGGAGTCGCGTTAGGCTACAGCATCTCTGATGTTTTTGGCGAAAAATATGTTGGTGGCACGCTCCAATGGAAAGGTATTCGCGGCGGACCCCACGAAGTTGGTTTTCGAGGGGCGACAGTGTTCGCTCTTGAAGTTGGCTCCATCCAATCCTATGAGGGGATTGAATTTCAAGTGGACTATAAGATTGAAGTCGAGGCAAGTGTGGGCCTCGCGAGAATTTTATCAGAATGTCTTTTGATTAATGGTGAGATTAGGCAAAGACTTCGCGGCACTTATACTACTGCGAACTTTTTCGATGAATACACTTTTAAAAGATACATTAACCCGTTGACCGGAGAGGTATTTAAAGATTCTAGGTCGGCGACTTGGGAAATATTTAAAGGGATGATCTTCGACCTTCAATCTATGCGTTTTCTTGACTTTGATCCTACAGTGATGCGCAACCCTACGATTCCCGGTCAAATTGTATTAGGAGACCGAGGGGAGAATCTTTCCTCTGTGCTTCAGGCAATCTGCGAAGATCTCGAATTAAAAAGATCCGTGATTAGTTGGATTCAAGCCTTGACGCCGATGGATGCTCAAGATCTAGAGTTTCCTACAGATTTTACGGGTAAAGTTTTGCTGAGATTGGTCGAGGGAAATGGACAGAAAACCACAGCGTTTAATGCTTCGGATGGCACGCTGAGATTTTTGGGAATGATTGCCACTTTGTTTGGTCCTGAACCTTTAAAAATCCTATTTATCGAAGAGCTAGAAAATGGGATTCATCCTAGTCGCCTGTATCTGCTTCTACAGCTAATCGAGAAAAGTATTGCAAAGTTTGGAACCCAAATTATTGCAACAACCCACTCCCCACAACTTCTGCTCTTCCTGAGCAAAAAGGCGCTTGAGCATACATCGCTTGTTTACCGGCTTGAGCATAGACCCGATGCTCAAATTACACGCATCATGGACCTACCGCACGCAAGAGAGGTGCTTGAGCAACAGGATATTGCTCGTCTATTTGGTTCCTCATGGTTTGAGGATGTAGTCACCTTTGCGCAAAGCGAGGAAGAAATTGAGCCTTTTATTCTTGAAAATGGAGATGAGGTGTG
- a CDS encoding tetratricopeptide repeat protein — translation MFLAKALRVVSRGLFVLSLLAVFALSSTTAQEQRAQRKSEVSDLLNTPAPTEEEPAPIQDIGALQQQLKSTFAQVRSWVGSLELVGSGAVIDPTGLIATNDHVLQCNSALQVTLANGQTYPASVVHTDPLNDLALLQIRTKTPLPSLPLAQSPLQSSEPVYGLGQSTGFLKGTVLGIGERTVRVDTRATFGDSRGPFVNRAGALVAVLSTGASGQVNFTEGRLLKYLEQGLERVRRGARTDPSELCSVQRRAYEPFSEATQAISSGNRTQALALLAEAIRRNPDFYTAYENRAQLYMLTGNYTQALADFAQALRYNRNDLTYYQRGVVYSFQKNYPEAIRDYTEALRFNPNHLEALHNRAVCYLSLRDSTHALADLNREIALRPNEPEVYLARGAARANTQDRDGARTDWQRAAQLFKERGDTANSQKALNYLQSLR, via the coding sequence ATGTTTCTTGCTAAAGCACTCCGGGTCGTATCGCGTGGGCTTTTCGTTCTCAGTCTGCTGGCAGTCTTTGCCCTATCGTCTACAACCGCGCAGGAACAACGGGCGCAGCGCAAATCGGAAGTTTCAGACCTCCTCAACACGCCCGCGCCGACTGAGGAGGAACCGGCACCCATCCAAGACATCGGCGCGTTGCAGCAACAGCTCAAAAGCACCTTTGCGCAGGTGCGGTCTTGGGTCGGGTCGTTGGAATTGGTCGGATCGGGGGCTGTGATCGACCCGACAGGCTTGATCGCAACCAACGACCACGTGCTGCAATGTAACAGCGCGTTGCAGGTGACCCTAGCCAATGGTCAGACCTATCCTGCTAGTGTCGTGCACACCGACCCCCTCAATGATCTAGCGCTCCTGCAAATCCGTACCAAGACCCCGCTACCGAGTCTCCCCCTCGCCCAGAGCCCGCTTCAGTCCTCCGAACCCGTCTATGGACTAGGTCAGTCCACTGGCTTTCTCAAAGGCACGGTCTTAGGCATAGGCGAACGGACTGTCAGGGTTGATACGCGGGCCACTTTTGGCGACTCCAGGGGACCTTTTGTTAACCGGGCGGGTGCGTTGGTGGCGGTCCTTTCTACGGGGGCGTCGGGGCAGGTGAATTTTACCGAAGGACGGCTCCTCAAGTATCTAGAGCAGGGGTTGGAGCGCGTCCGTAGAGGAGCGCGCACCGACCCTAGTGAACTGTGCTCGGTGCAACGGCGGGCTTATGAGCCTTTTAGTGAAGCGACCCAAGCGATTAGCTCCGGGAATAGGACCCAAGCGCTAGCCCTTCTTGCCGAGGCGATCCGGCGTAACCCCGACTTCTACACCGCCTATGAGAATCGGGCACAGCTCTATATGCTGACCGGGAACTATACCCAGGCGCTAGCCGATTTTGCCCAGGCTTTGCGCTACAACCGCAACGACCTCACCTACTACCAGCGTGGAGTGGTCTATTCCTTCCAGAAGAACTATCCCGAGGCGATCCGCGACTACACCGAGGCGCTACGCTTCAATCCCAATCACCTGGAAGCCCTGCACAACCGGGCGGTCTGCTATCTAAGCCTCCGCGACTCCACGCACGCCCTAGCAGACCTCAATCGGGAGATCGCCTTGCGCCCCAACGAACCGGAAGTCTATTTAGCGCGAGGAGCAGCCCGCGCCAATACCCAAGACCGCGACGGAGCGCGCACCGATTGGCAACGAGCGGCACAACTCTTTAAAGAACGGGGCGACACAGCCAACTCCCAGAAAGCCCTAAACTACCTGCAATCGCTCCGTTAA
- a CDS encoding small RNA NsiR4-regulated ssr1528 family protein, whose translation MSTTTTGADAIDIAIAQGIDFDGSPIPQAKLDLYHKVMGLEAGRQRSGVSNTMRSRIVRIGAKHLPLEELNQSLVAANFAALKEKEVAFYYGSK comes from the coding sequence ATGAGCACAACAACCACAGGGGCGGATGCCATTGATATAGCCATCGCCCAAGGCATCGATTTTGACGGAAGCCCCATCCCTCAAGCCAAATTGGACCTCTATCATAAGGTGATGGGGCTGGAGGCAGGCCGACAAAGAAGCGGCGTCTCCAACACCATGCGCTCGCGCATTGTCCGTATCGGAGCGAAGCACCTCCCCCTCGAAGAACTCAACCAGAGCCTTGTTGCAGCCAACTTCGCTGCGCTCAAAGAAAAAGAAGTTGCTTTTTACTACGGCTCGAAGTAA